One genomic segment of Panicum virgatum strain AP13 chromosome 2N, P.virgatum_v5, whole genome shotgun sequence includes these proteins:
- the LOC120662881 gene encoding defensin J1-2-like: MNGKIATTTAVLCLLLMTCGAEAMLCRTPSTIFKGICRQNRNCANICVSEGRSGGYCKGLPMRKRCMCTFDCSSGGGDVVTKAVVAVAVEEVVAAAVERRWH; this comes from the exons ATGAATGGGAAGATCGCAACGACAACTGCTGTCCTGTGCTTGCTCCTCATGACCTGTG GTGCGGAGGCCATGTTGTGCAGAACGCCAAGCACGATCTTCAAAGGGATTTGCAGGCAGAATAGGAATTGCGCCAACATCTGCGTCTCAGAGGGTAGAAGCGGCGGATACTGTAAAGGACTTCCGATGCGCAAGCGGTGCATGTGCACTTTTGactgcagcagcggcggaggcgacg TAGTGACaaaggcggtggtggcggtggcggtggaggaggtggtagCGGCAGCGGTGGAGCGACGGTGGCACTAA